In Xyrauchen texanus isolate HMW12.3.18 chromosome 32, RBS_HiC_50CHRs, whole genome shotgun sequence, the following proteins share a genomic window:
- the LOC127625646 gene encoding prepro-urotensin II-beta-like: MLCKLILFFALILVVLEPLLGHPVDAYARPDLVEEEQVMSPEDLSYSEQVYLGYPSLITGDISNDGLRTARFVPSQAVKEILLEKPFLNPLRHFLGNRKQYRKRGSNTECFWKYCV, encoded by the exons ATGCTGTGtaaactgattttgttttttgctttgatTCTCGTCGTCCTAGAACCTCTGCTTGGGCATCCGGTGGATGCTTACGCCAGGCCTG ATCTTGTAGAAGAGGAACAGGTGATGAGTCCAGAAGATCTGAGTTACTCGGAGCAAGTATATCTCGGCTACCCGTCCCTCATCACCGGAGACATCAGCAATGATG GTCTCAGAACAGCAAGATTTGTCCCCAGCCAAGCTGTAAAAGAG ATCTTGTTGGAAAAGCCTTTCTTGAATCCTTTGAGACATTTCCTGGGCAACAGGAAGCAGTATCGCAAGAGAGGAAGCAATACAGAGTGTTTCTGGAAATACTGCGTCTGA